A DNA window from Amphiprion ocellaris isolate individual 3 ecotype Okinawa chromosome 8, ASM2253959v1, whole genome shotgun sequence contains the following coding sequences:
- the si:ch211-148l7.4 gene encoding zinc finger protein 616, with protein sequence MDGVSWSTTRSQESFIRSTTPTADTLSRLASFISQAEAKHHTRNQRQLANHLPTYACKECSKGFTSAADLLHHQELKHTLPKPHRCPSCGQEFSLKSSLQLHKCDHESRRCELCHGASRLGSPCSTCTNRASDPGRSQDKSVHRQPHLLDSSPYACAPCGRGFSHKQALLHHQQAGCSELPSDVADASSLPDDSPPASEGDSTRSDSPDTPGPSGRAVNMCHPCSRTFRTEAGLQHHKLINHAEEEQNTKADGTGGEARKERNAKIDRDPNKGPKSQKKLLTCRSCDMVFRSTSKLYMHRTEKHSREKQIRRESRPVISRRRRGGTYPCQICSKVFFHHLSLRAHYRQHTAWSFTAMKNKQSVKCPTKDSRLSENTPNKVAGNKTVKAGPGRPRKASKADESQMSREVPEVKEEEEEVEEEKEVEEEEEEEEEEEDEEEEEEEREFPCPSCAEVFSLQWQLKEHVELHQSSVKRRHCSVCKSDMNTCKWPSSKRQRLYHCVPCQQGFSALDSFLEHCQEHLRARVEEDRILEASKA encoded by the coding sequence CAGGCCGAGGCCAAACATCACACCAGGAACCAGAGGCAGCTAGCGAACCACCTGCCCACGTATGCTTGTAAAGAATGTAGTAAGGGTTTCACCAGTGCAGCAGATCTGTTGCACCACCAGGAACTGAAACACACCTTACCCAAGCCTCACAGGTGCCCCTCCTGTGGGCAGGAGTTCTCCCTGAAGTCGTCCTTACAGCTGCACAAGTGCGATCATGAGTCCAGGCGATGTGAACTCTGTCATGGGGCGTCACGACTCGGTTCTCCGTGTTCTACATGCACGAATCGCGCATCAGATCCTGGCAGGTCGCAGGATAAGTCTGTCCACCGGCAGCCTCACCTCCTGGACAGCAGTCCGTATGCATGTGCTCCATGTGGGAGAGGCTTCAGCCACAAACAGGCCCTGCTGCACCACCAGCAGGCTGGTTGTAGTGAGCTGCCATCGGATGTAGCTGATGCTAGCAGCCTTCCAGATGATTCTCCTCCTGCCTCTGAGGGTGACTCCACTCGCTCTGATTCTCCGGACACACCAGGACCAAGCGGCAGAGCTGTCAATATGTGCCATCCTTGTTCCAGGACCTTCCGCACAGAAGCTGGACTGCAGCACCACAAACTGATCAACCATGCTGAGGAGGAACAAAACACCAAAGCAGACGGCACCGGTGGAGAGGCGAGGAAAGAAAGAAACGCCAAGATAGACAGAGATCCAAATAAAGGTCCTAAATCCCAAAAGAAGCTTCTGACTTGTCGTTCTTGTGACATGGTTTTCAGAAGCACTTCTAAACTGTACATGCACAGAACAGAGAAGcacagcagagagaaacagatcaGGAGGGAATCGAGGCCGGTCATCAGTAGACGTAGGAGAGGAGGCACGTATCCATGTCAGATCTGCAGCaaagtcttcttccatcatttATCACTGAGGGCACATTACAGACAGCACACAGCCTGGAGCTTCACCGCCATGAAGAACAAACAGTCTGTAAAATGTCCCACCAAAGACTCCAGATTATCAGAAAACACACCAAATAAAGTAGCAGGGAATAAGACAGTTAAGGCTGGACCAGGGAGGCCCAGGAAGGCGTCCAAGGCTGATGAATCACAGATGAGTAGAGAAGTGCCTGAagtgaaagaggaggaggaggaagtagaggaagagaaggaagttgaggaagaagaagaagaggaggaggaggaagaggatgaggaggaggaagaggaggagagagagttTCCATGCCCGTCCTGTGCAGAggttttctctctgcagtggCAGCTGAAGGAGCATGTGGAGCTCCACCAGTCCTCGGTGAAGAGGCGACACTGCAGCGTCTGCAAGAGCGACATGAACACCTGCAAATGGCCGAGCTCCAAGAGGCAGCGTCTGTACCACTGTGTTCCCTGCCAGCAGGGCTTCTCAGCTCTGGACTCCTTCCTAGAACACTGTCAGGAGCATCTGAGAGCCAGAGTGGAGGAGGACAGAATCCTG